A single region of the Biomphalaria glabrata chromosome 15, xgBioGlab47.1, whole genome shotgun sequence genome encodes:
- the LOC106059181 gene encoding arylacetamide deacetylase-like: MWKKVLVAILAVLVVGVAILGYSSLPSGVHDPCRAHIVVGVLNFFSFWVKVKESLGYGHFLNNIRLYQKKIVLDGELPSARYGDVQVKRTAIAKVPVIVYRPVNAPVVSPAMIYFHGGGYSLLTADDYDMLTYVYAKTTNMVVISVNYRRAPQFPFPVPVQDCLEVTRNLLKHGSKLGVDVSKVGVAGDGTGGSLAASVALTLTREASDLPSLKFQLLSHPSLQAFDFSLPSYIDHNNTMPLLTTRTMAAFISLYIGLNESDTYYFSSIISENRHISPQMRASKFAQYVRVDLLPKMFQTPKTTPPPAASTFDSHIFSKIKSIVTNPLFSPLMSSNLTGLPPAFIHASEFDLLRDDALLYSKRLQDAGVRVKIHFGHGGFHGDTLTMLLGKYLWVQSGKMAFTSSCDFIKTIIKN; encoded by the exons ATGTGGAAGAAGGTTCTGGTGGCCATTCTGGCCGTGTTGGTTGTGGGCGTGGCCATCTTGGGCTACTCTTCTCTACCGTCGGGAGTGCACGATCCTTGCAGGGCTCATATCGTTGTTGGGGTTCTCAACTTCTTCAGTTTCTGG GTGAAAGTCAAAGAAAGCCTAGGTTACGGTCATTTCCTTAACAACATCCGGCTGTATCAGAAGAAGATAGTACTGGATGGAGAGCTTCCGTCTGCCAGATATGGAGATGTCCAG GTAAAAAGAACAGCTATTGCCAAGGTTCCAGTAATCGTCTACCGACCTGTGAATGCTCCAGTGGTCTCCCCTGCTATGATATACTTTCATGGTGGAGGGTACTCCCTGCTAACTGCCG ATGACTATGACATGCTGACCTACGTGTACGCTAAGACAACAAATATGGTGGTTATTAGTGTCAA TTATAGAAGAGCTCCACAGTTTCCGTTTCCTGTGCCTGTCCAGGACTGCCTGGAAGTGACACGGAACCTCTTAAAACATGGAAGTAAACTGGGAGTAGATGTCAGCAAGGTAGGCGTGGCTG GGGACGGCACTGGTGGTTCTCTTGCAGCCTCTGTGGCTCTGACATTGACCAGGGAAGCCTCAGACCTACCATCACTCAAGTTTCAGCTTCTGAGCCATCCCAGCCTGCAAGCATTTGACTTTAGTTTACCCTCATATATTGACCACAATAACACAATGCCTTTGCTGACCACTCGAACCATGGCTGCTTTTATTTCTCTCTATATTGGTTTGA ATGAAAGTGACACCTATTATTTCTCCAGTATCATCAGTGAAAACAGACACATCTCTCCACAGATGCGAGCCTCTAAGTTTGCCCAGTACGTCCGTGTTGACCTCCTGCCTAAGATGTTCCAAACGCCGAAAACAACTCCTCCCCCAGCGGCGTCCACTTTTGATAGCCACATCTTCTCCAAGATCAAAAGCATTGTCACCAACCCGCTCTTCTCACCTTTAATGTCTTCCAACCTGACCGGACTGCCCCCTGCTTTCATCCACGCCAGTGAGTTTGACCTACTTAGGGATGACGCTTTACTTTATTCCAAGCGGCTCCAGGACGCTGGTGTGAGGGTCAAGATTCACTTTGGCCATGGCGGCTTTCATGGGGACACTCTTACCATGCTTCTTGGCAAATATTTATGGGTGCAAAGCGGCAAGATGGCATTCACCTCGTCTTGtgattttataaaaacaattataaaaaattaa